The following coding sequences are from one Lolium rigidum isolate FL_2022 chromosome 6, APGP_CSIRO_Lrig_0.1, whole genome shotgun sequence window:
- the LOC124663251 gene encoding expansin-A9-like produces MEKVAILALFLGLCVSQLGGSVAQQYWTPATATFYGGGDASGTMNGACGYDNLYNDGYGTNSTALSTTLWGDGKSCGACYAITCDASRTKDCKPGTSITVTATNFCPPDNSKPSDAGGWCNSPRQHFDMSEPAWESIAQYRAGIVPVNYARTTCRRTGGIRFTITGHDYFDNVLVTNVGGSGAVSAVSVKDSTTDWTTMSRNWGANWQNGAYLTGQSLSFKVQTDDGKSIEADNVVPAYWKYGDTYESYNNFY; encoded by the exons ATGGAGAAGGTCGCGATCCTGGCATTGTTTCTGGGCTTGTGCGTGTCACAGCTCGGGGGTTCAGTGGCTCAGCAGTACTGGACGCCCGCCACTGCGACCTTCTATGGCGGGGGCGACGCGTCCGGCACAATGA ATGGGGCGTGCGGGTACGACAACCTGTACAACGACGGGTACGGGACAAACTCCACAGCGTTGAGCACGACGCTGTGGGGCGACGGCAAGTCCTGCGGCGCGTGCTACGCGATCACCTGCGATGCCTCACGCACGAAAGACTGCAAGCCCGGGACGTCCATCACCGTCACGGCCACCAACTTCTGCCCGCCGGACAACAGCAAGCCCAGCGACGCCGGCGGCTGGTGCAACTCGCCGCGGCAGCACTTCGACATGTCGGAGCCCGCGTGGGAGTCCATCGCGCAGTACAGGGCCGGCATCGTCCCCGTCAACTACGCCAGGACGACGTGCAGGAGGACCGGGGGCATCCGCTTCACCATCACCGGACACGACTACTTCGATAACGTTCTCGTCACCAACGTTGGCGGAAGCGGCGCCGTGTCGGCGGTGTCGGTGAAGGATTCCACCACCGACTGGACAACCATGAGCCGCAACTGGGGTGCTAACTGGCAGAACGGCGCCTACCTCACCGGCCAGAGTCTGTCCTTCAAGGTGCAGACGGACGATGGGAAGTCCATCGAAGCGGACAACGTGGTGCCGGCATACTGGAAGTACGGCGACACCTATGAGTCCTATAACAACTTCTACTAG